A genomic window from Bacillus rossius redtenbacheri isolate Brsri chromosome 7, Brsri_v3, whole genome shotgun sequence includes:
- the LOC134533702 gene encoding putative nuclease HARBI1: MAADLDELRNHINGVFEFYEELEDHVRLPKRYIRNTPDPFEIYREKEFQNKFRFSKEVVRNVLYPFVQHLEKPDNRGLPIPAERQLLLALRFYATGSFHEVCGDMSGLSRSTAGAIVKAVTEALAGQLRHHIKLPNTDEEMNGAMQKFFEIGNFPGVVAAIDCTHVPIANPGGDRGEVFRNRHGIFSLNVQVAVSAQMKIIDICATRPGSCHDARIFDGSGLKVCFEEQRIKGIMLGDSGYPCLPYLFTPLLNPQTEAEERYNVAHIRTRNIVERTFGVWKRRFRCLTKKLEHKPENIVAIICATAVLHNISLDVEAPLPEDEFPWVDVFGAPIAAEAAAGNRNRLGHLIRADFIQRRFM; the protein is encoded by the exons ATGGCGGCGGATTTGGATGAGTTAAGAAATCACATAAATGGAGTTTTTGAATTTTACGAAGAATTGGAAGATCATGTTCGGCTTCCTAAACGATATATAAGAAATACGCCAGATCCCTTTGAAATCTACAGAGAAAAGgagtttcaaaataaatttcgaTTCTCAAAAGAGGTGGTTAGAAATGTCCTGTACCCATTTGTTCAGCATTTGGAAAAACCAGATAATCGTGGTTTGCCGATTCCTGCAGAGAGGCAGTTATTGTTGGCCTTGCGGTTTTATGCAACTGGGAGTTTTCAC gAAGTATGTGGGGACATGAGTGGCCTAAGCCGAAGTACAGCGGGAGCAATAGTTAAAGCTGTTACGGAAGCTCTAGCTGGACAGCTGAGACACCACATCAAGCTACCCAACACAGATGAGGAAATGAATGGTGCTAtgcaaaaattttttgaaattggaAATTTCCCTGGTGTTGTTGCTGCAATAGACTGCACTCATGTTCCAATTGCAAATCCtggaggagatagaggagaagtGTTCAGAAATAGACATGGGATTTTTTCTCTGAATGTCCAG GTTGCTGTCAGCGCCCAAatgaaaattattgacatttgtGCTACAAGACCTGGTTCATGCCATGATGCAAGAATTTTTGATGGATCAGGACTTAAGGTTTGCTTCGAAGAACAACGCATAAAGGGCATTATGCTAGGAGACAGTGGTTATCCGTGTCTTCCATACCTGTTCACACCACTGCTAAATCCACAGACAGAAGCTGAAGAAAGATATAACGTCGCTCATATCCGAACCAGGAATATTGTGGAGAGGACATTTGGTGTTTGGAAGCGAAGATTCCGCTGCCTTACTAAAAAACTGGAGCACAAGCCTGAAAACATTGTCGCTATAATTTGTGCAACTGCTGTTTTGCACAATATTAGCTTAGATGTCGAAGCGCCTTTACCAGAAGATGAATTTCCTTGGGTTGATGTGTTTGGTGCTCCTATAGCAGCAGAAGCAGCTGCTGGGAATCGCAACAGATTAGGTCATCTGATTCGTGCAGATTTCATTCAACGTCGGTTTATGTAA